Proteins from a genomic interval of Capsicum annuum cultivar UCD-10X-F1 chromosome 4, UCD10Xv1.1, whole genome shotgun sequence:
- the LOC107869423 gene encoding calcium uniporter protein 4, mitochondrial — protein MALRRIILKRLKLDPIPSFLEHSHSSTATKTGIKSRVPATPPDSFNGEFVRRFIQRREINHAARLPDFLSIPVGEKLREKLKSINITGDRIRFEGLAPPAPATAVPEETMGRITVSDAKKILKIAQLEKVKLRLREIPMNSITYSEFVGICSEFCCSREQSLEFAKMLDESGSVIVLGDVVFLRPHQVAKSMNKLISESIATPNDPRRRELEHMEKQKALIDQKAQSLVKGELYFGLGFLVLQTLGFMRLTFWELTWDVMEPICFFVTSLHFALAYGFFLRTSKEPTFEGYFQRRFKVKQEKLMKTHNFDLEKYNKLREVFYPTYNYNQPCYGF, from the exons atGGCGCTTCGTCGTATAATATTGAAACGCCTAAAATTGGATCCGATTCCATCGTTTCTAGAACATTCTCATTCTTCTACGGCAACTAAAACCGGCATAAAATCGCGAGTACCGGCGACACCGCCGGATTCCTTCAACGGTGAATTCGTCAGGCGGTTCATTCAAAGGAGAGAAATCAATCATGCAGCGAGACTGCCGGATTTTTTGTCAATTCCGGTAGgagaaaaattgagagagaagTTGAAGTCGATAAATATTACTGGAGACAGGATTCGTTTCGAAGGCCTAGCTCCACCGGCTCCGGCAACGGCGGTTCCGGAAGAGACGATGGGGAGAATTACGGTGAGTGATGCTAAGAAGATACTGAAAATTGCACAATTGGAGAAAGTGAAATTGAGACTCAGAGAGATACCGATGAACTCGATTACGTATTCTGAATTTGTTGGAATTTGTAGTGAATTTTGTTGTAGTAGAGAACAGAGTTTGGAGTTTGCTAAAATGTTGGATGAATCTGGCAGCGTCATTGTTTTGGGTGACGTCGTTTTCCTCCGTCCCCATCAG GTGGCAAAATCAATGAACAAACTAATTTCAGAATCAATAGCAACACCAAACGACCCAAGAAGAAGAGAGCTCGAACATATGGAAAAGCAAAAGGCCTTAATTGATCAAAAAGCCCAATCACTTGTCAAAGGAGAACTTTACTTTGGGCTGGGCTTCTTAGTTCTCCAAACATTGGGCTTTATGAGGCTAACATTTTGGGAATTGACATGGGATGTTATGGAGCCCATTTGCTTCTTTGTGACTTCACTTCACTTTGCACTTGCGTATGGATTCTTCCTAAGAACATCAAAAGAgccaacttttgaaggatatTTCCAAAGACGTTTCAAAGTGAAACAAGAGAAGCTCATGAAGACTCATAATTTCGATCTTGAAAAGTATAACAAATTAAGAGAAGTGTTTTATCCAACGTATAATTATAACCAACCATGTTATGGATTTTAG